One window of Priestia filamentosa genomic DNA carries:
- a CDS encoding polysaccharide deacetylase family protein, which produces MSRKSKKTEGTSFIFQDLSGKRWSTIRIATIIFMIFTVVVSSVIGVSLFKNPNLAALELEEESNITSINESITSSSEDSFQVSLNNQNAVSEVSEDEIYAFYQKDDDTSKSSLVENIESLGVVIPDWYNLTSNQTITKSIEDEIDALAKKNNVKVIPRLSLESASDQETLHELLHSSKSRTAFINSLYEQVKEDKYAGINIDFTGLNEDDRQLFTTFMSELYDLFYSHNLQVILTVPPDDGAYDYSSLSETVDRMILMLFDEHYEASEPGSVASANWSQQILDEFPVSSDKLIVSLANFGYDWTVDSEKQGEYLTYSEIMEKVSESDLKVQWDQDSRTPYVRYTEDYQEHIIWFLDAVTSYNQLKLAMEHGIKGVAIQNLGYEESSFWDILDDTTSIEDNVSELKTIENVTPIQFTGDGDIIKISSDSEEGLRSLKLDREGLISLETYKKYPVPYYIERFGGTESKKVALTFDDGPDPTFTPQILDILSEKNVKGTFFVLGKQAALYPEVVERIYREGHTIGSHTFSHSDITEDSSLTLKAELNSTQRLIEQITGHSTNLLRPPYTTDADYSVDELSSVFEFQEMGYTMVGSLIDSRDWESESSDEIVKRVTETNLGNGNIILLHDAGGDRSTTTEALPEIIDTLREKGYTFVTPNELIGKDRNDVMPTVEESSNLYMVFYKIADTVYIFLSKFGTLFFTLAIIIGITRLLFLVFFSFKHKKNYKNRQRKEGFNPSVSVILPAYNEENVIENTIHSILKSDYSNFDLIVVDDGSTDQTAKIVSDRFQHDERVSLITKQNGGKSSAINRGFNESNGEIIVIFDADTSIAHNAISLLVDNFSDEQIAAVAGNVKIGNVRNLLTLWQHVEYVTGCNLERRSFDELNCITVVPGAIGAWRKKAVVEVGYFEDDTLAEDTDVTLKLLRKGYQITYEPNAYAYTEAPENLKSFIKQRVRWSYGILQCLWKHRGALFNPKQKTLGFVGLPNMWLQYVLQALAPLADLIFVVGLFGDTTKILTFYVGFLVVDLLASLYSFRLEKANVKPLLLLFVQRIVYRYFLTYTVWKSIISAFKGILVGWNKLKRSGNVKLPDKEIEKGA; this is translated from the coding sequence TTGTCAAGAAAATCGAAAAAAACAGAGGGAACAAGTTTTATCTTTCAGGATTTATCTGGAAAACGATGGTCAACAATTAGGATAGCTACAATTATATTTATGATATTTACTGTTGTTGTTAGTTCAGTGATTGGTGTAAGTTTGTTCAAAAATCCAAATTTAGCGGCATTAGAATTAGAAGAGGAAAGCAATATTACATCAATTAATGAATCAATTACATCTTCAAGTGAGGATTCATTTCAAGTAAGTTTGAATAATCAAAACGCTGTTTCTGAAGTAAGTGAAGATGAAATATATGCTTTCTATCAAAAAGACGATGATACTAGTAAATCTTCGTTAGTAGAAAATATTGAGTCCCTCGGCGTCGTCATTCCTGACTGGTATAATTTAACCTCCAATCAAACAATTACAAAATCCATAGAAGACGAAATTGATGCGTTAGCCAAAAAAAATAATGTAAAAGTAATACCTCGACTAAGTTTAGAAAGTGCATCAGATCAAGAAACATTACATGAGTTACTTCATTCATCTAAGTCACGTACAGCATTCATTAACTCTTTATACGAACAAGTGAAAGAGGACAAGTACGCTGGAATTAATATTGATTTTACAGGGTTGAATGAGGATGATAGGCAACTTTTTACAACGTTTATGTCTGAGCTGTATGATCTATTTTACAGCCATAACCTACAGGTTATCTTAACTGTGCCACCAGATGATGGAGCCTATGATTATTCTTCCCTTTCAGAAACCGTAGATCGTATGATTTTAATGCTTTTTGATGAACATTACGAAGCAAGTGAGCCAGGATCTGTGGCTTCTGCTAATTGGTCTCAACAAATATTGGATGAGTTCCCTGTTTCCTCCGATAAGCTAATCGTTTCCTTAGCGAACTTCGGATATGATTGGACTGTAGATAGTGAAAAACAAGGGGAATATTTAACATATTCAGAAATTATGGAAAAAGTATCTGAATCAGACTTAAAAGTCCAGTGGGATCAAGACAGTAGAACGCCTTACGTAAGATATACAGAAGATTATCAAGAGCATATCATTTGGTTTTTAGATGCAGTAACATCCTATAACCAATTAAAATTAGCTATGGAACATGGAATAAAAGGAGTTGCTATCCAAAACCTTGGTTATGAGGAAAGTAGTTTTTGGGATATTTTAGATGATACAACTTCTATAGAGGATAATGTTAGTGAGCTGAAAACAATAGAAAATGTAACACCAATTCAATTCACAGGAGATGGCGATATTATCAAAATCTCTTCAGATTCTGAGGAAGGATTAAGGAGTCTTAAATTAGATAGAGAGGGGCTTATCAGTCTCGAAACTTATAAAAAATACCCTGTTCCTTATTATATTGAACGGTTTGGAGGAACAGAAAGTAAAAAGGTAGCCTTAACCTTTGATGATGGACCTGATCCAACTTTCACACCTCAAATACTTGATATTTTAAGCGAAAAAAATGTAAAAGGAACGTTTTTTGTTTTAGGAAAACAGGCCGCTCTTTATCCTGAAGTAGTAGAACGAATATATAGAGAGGGACATACAATAGGAAGTCATACGTTTAGTCACTCAGATATAACAGAAGATAGTTCTTTGACATTAAAAGCAGAATTAAATTCTACTCAACGACTTATCGAACAAATTACAGGTCATTCTACAAATCTGTTACGTCCGCCTTATACTACGGATGCTGATTATTCGGTAGATGAACTTTCGTCCGTATTTGAATTTCAGGAAATGGGTTATACCATGGTTGGTTCTTTAATTGACAGTAGGGACTGGGAATCTGAATCGAGTGATGAGATTGTCAAACGAGTAACAGAGACGAATCTCGGTAACGGTAATATCATCCTTCTTCATGATGCTGGAGGAGACCGGTCTACTACCACCGAGGCTCTTCCTGAAATCATTGATACTTTGCGTGAGAAGGGCTACACTTTTGTAACACCTAATGAGTTAATAGGAAAAGATCGTAACGATGTTATGCCTACAGTGGAGGAAAGTTCGAATTTATATATGGTGTTTTATAAAATAGCGGATACTGTATATATTTTCTTATCAAAGTTTGGAACTTTATTCTTCACGCTCGCTATTATTATAGGGATTACTCGCTTATTATTCTTAGTGTTCTTTAGTTTTAAACATAAAAAGAACTATAAAAATAGACAAAGAAAAGAAGGGTTTAATCCATCTGTCAGTGTTATTTTGCCAGCTTATAATGAAGAAAATGTAATCGAAAATACGATTCATTCTATTCTAAAGAGTGACTACTCCAATTTCGATCTTATTGTTGTAGATGATGGTTCTACTGATCAGACAGCTAAGATAGTTTCTGATCGATTTCAACATGATGAGAGAGTGAGTCTTATTACAAAACAAAATGGCGGAAAATCATCGGCAATTAATAGAGGGTTTAACGAATCTAACGGAGAAATCATCGTTATTTTTGATGCTGATACTTCTATTGCCCATAATGCCATATCATTACTAGTTGATAATTTTAGTGATGAGCAAATAGCAGCTGTCGCAGGTAACGTTAAAATAGGAAATGTCCGAAATCTTCTAACCTTATGGCAACATGTTGAGTATGTAACAGGTTGTAACCTTGAAAGACGTTCTTTTGATGAACTGAATTGTATCACGGTTGTACCGGGTGCTATCGGAGCTTGGCGTAAAAAAGCTGTTGTCGAGGTGGGATATTTTGAAGACGATACATTAGCAGAAGATACAGATGTTACCTTAAAACTGTTGCGTAAAGGATATCAGATCACTTATGAGCCAAATGCTTATGCTTATACTGAAGCACCGGAAAACCTAAAAAGCTTTATAAAACAACGTGTCCGATGGTCGTATGGCATTTTGCAATGTTTATGGAAACATCGAGGGGCTTTATTCAATCCAAAACAAAAAACGTTAGGATTTGTTGGCCTTCCAAATATGTGGTTACAGTATGTTCTGCAAGCATTGGCACCTTTAGCTGATTTAATTTTTGTGGTTGGATTGTTTGGAGATACAACTAAAATTCTTACTTTCTATGTTGGATTTCTAGTTGTTGATCTCTTAGCTTCGCTTTATTCGTTTAGATTAGAAAAAGCAAATGTGAAACCTCTTTTATTATTATTTGTCCAGCGTATTGTTTATCGTTACTTCTTAACTTATACAGTCTGGAAATCCATTATATCTGCTTTCAAAGGAATTCTAGTAGGCTGGAATAAGCTAAAACGTTCAGGAAATGTTAAGCTTCCTGACAAAGAGATAGAGAAAGGAGCGTAA
- a CDS encoding acyltransferase, whose protein sequence is MNRSLYIDWLRILATIAVVTIHLAYETLAVNLHDQHLSNWLTGNLFDSMSRFAVPVFVMISGALLLNDKRELTYKFFFQRRFNKVLIPFIGWSAIYYVYEVHEGNFQLSISDFIELILSNSISVHLWFMYMILAMYIVTPLLKIFVKHASKKDILYCLSLWFLVAVLLRILNQYFELSFYIELNYTANYVGYFILGYYLSHYEIPIKWRRMSYIGIVIGLFSTFVGTYLATLQTKGVLNEFWYEDQSPNVLLVSIGLFIFFRYQLTKREMKIPYLAQLINTSSFGIYLIHILVIRVLYDSVIMKLFLNLHAFIAIPISILIVVCISSITVFIIKKIPVVKKLVP, encoded by the coding sequence ATGAACCGATCATTATACATAGACTGGCTTCGTATTCTTGCTACTATAGCCGTTGTTACGATTCATCTAGCTTATGAAACTTTAGCTGTTAATTTGCATGATCAGCACTTATCCAATTGGTTAACTGGAAATTTATTTGATTCAATGTCTCGTTTTGCCGTTCCTGTTTTTGTAATGATTAGTGGTGCTTTATTATTAAACGATAAGAGGGAGTTAACGTATAAATTCTTTTTTCAGAGGCGTTTTAATAAAGTACTCATTCCTTTTATAGGGTGGAGTGCTATTTACTATGTATACGAAGTTCATGAAGGGAATTTTCAACTTTCGATATCTGATTTTATCGAATTAATCTTATCGAATAGCATTAGTGTTCATCTTTGGTTTATGTATATGATATTGGCCATGTACATCGTTACCCCCCTATTAAAGATTTTTGTAAAGCATGCTTCTAAGAAAGATATACTATATTGTTTATCATTATGGTTCCTTGTAGCCGTCCTGCTTAGAATTTTAAATCAATACTTTGAACTTAGTTTCTACATTGAGCTTAACTATACCGCAAATTATGTAGGATACTTTATTCTAGGATATTATTTATCACATTATGAGATTCCAATAAAGTGGAGAAGAATGAGTTATATAGGGATAGTAATTGGTTTGTTTTCTACATTCGTTGGGACGTATCTTGCTACTCTGCAAACAAAAGGAGTTTTGAATGAATTTTGGTATGAAGATCAATCTCCTAATGTGCTTTTAGTATCCATTGGTTTATTTATCTTCTTTAGATATCAACTTACAAAGAGAGAGATGAAGATTCCTTATCTTGCTCAACTTATAAATACATCAAGTTTTGGAATCTACTTAATTCACATTCTAGTAATAAGAGTTCTCTATGATTCTGTCATTATGAAGTTATTCTTGAATTTACATGCATTTATTGCAATACCTATCAGTATATTAATCGTAGTATGTATTAGCTCCATCACCGTTTTTATTATAAAAAAAATCCCTGTAGTAAAAAAACTCGTTCCGTAA
- a CDS encoding sensor histidine kinase encodes MKINFLSRIRNVRKRRERDLFKSTQARLTLLYSGLLILFLIAIVTIVYLVFYTVNLNGQKHELGILVRRETSLVEDYLRENGREAFQRRESQDLIVADYDRFFYYITDPQGNLLIGDEMVPTLRNQLTNLVKNWTPKHNEIHQAVVQVKDMRDEKILKNTPPDFTNVQEVRLMITGQPIYYKDQLIGTLYMGKNISFVYDSFKRLPILLIGIIILFAGVAVYISYLMSKKAMIPITRAFSRQKEFAADASHELRTPLSVLLSSINAIEMVGTLNEKDYAQKLLGTMKEEVKRMTKLVSALLTLARSDSDLIERADEIFDFRPVVENTVHSIETLAKRKQIKLHLQAPNQLLIRGDSEKLTQLLYILLDNAVKYTPNGGEVYLTLSIESSSPQMFQIIVQDTGIGIAPESYDLIFARFYREDKARSKQIAGHGLGLSIAKLIVDVHQGTIAVSSELNKGSTFKVQIPFSVKPHQKAEGKIH; translated from the coding sequence GTGAAAATTAACTTTCTTTCACGTATACGCAATGTAAGGAAGCGGCGGGAAAGGGATCTTTTTAAAAGCACTCAAGCACGTTTAACACTTTTATACAGTGGACTGCTTATACTGTTTCTTATTGCTATTGTGACAATTGTTTATTTAGTATTTTACACAGTTAATTTAAATGGTCAAAAACACGAACTTGGAATATTAGTTAGACGAGAAACAAGTCTTGTAGAAGATTATTTAAGGGAAAATGGAAGAGAAGCTTTTCAAAGGAGGGAAAGTCAAGACCTCATTGTTGCGGATTATGATCGGTTTTTTTATTATATAACAGATCCCCAGGGAAATTTACTTATAGGAGATGAAATGGTTCCTACACTACGTAACCAATTAACAAATTTAGTGAAGAATTGGACTCCAAAACATAATGAAATACACCAAGCCGTCGTTCAGGTAAAGGATATGAGAGATGAAAAAATCCTGAAGAATACACCGCCTGATTTTACGAATGTTCAAGAAGTCCGACTTATGATTACCGGTCAACCGATTTATTATAAAGATCAATTAATTGGAACGCTTTATATGGGAAAGAATATCTCCTTTGTTTATGATTCATTTAAACGGCTGCCGATTCTTTTAATCGGAATCATTATTTTGTTCGCTGGTGTGGCAGTATATATTAGCTACTTGATGTCAAAGAAAGCGATGATACCAATCACAAGAGCCTTTTCTCGACAAAAAGAGTTTGCGGCTGATGCTTCTCATGAGTTGCGAACCCCTTTAAGTGTGCTCCTTTCTTCGATTAATGCCATTGAAATGGTCGGAACCCTGAATGAAAAGGACTATGCTCAAAAATTATTAGGCACGATGAAAGAAGAAGTCAAAAGGATGACGAAACTAGTGAGTGCTTTACTGACATTAGCTCGTTCAGATTCAGATTTAATAGAACGGGCGGATGAGATATTTGACTTTCGTCCTGTTGTTGAAAATACGGTTCATTCTATTGAAACGTTGGCAAAAAGAAAGCAAATCAAGCTTCATTTACAAGCTCCTAATCAGTTGCTGATACGGGGAGATTCAGAAAAGCTAACTCAATTGTTATACATTTTACTAGATAATGCAGTGAAGTATACACCGAACGGAGGAGAGGTTTACCTGACTTTATCCATTGAGTCCTCTAGTCCTCAAATGTTTCAAATAATTGTTCAAGATACAGGCATCGGTATTGCCCCGGAAAGTTATGATCTAATATTTGCACGCTTTTACAGAGAGGATAAAGCACGTTCAAAACAAATTGCCGGACATGGGCTAGGTCTCTCGATTGCGAAATTGATTGTGGACGTTCATCAAGGAACAATTGCCGTTTCGAGTGAACTAAATAAAGGGAGTACTTTTAAAGTCCAAATTCCTTTTTCAGTTAAACCTCACCAAAAAGCAGAAGGTAAGATTCATTAA
- a CDS encoding response regulator transcription factor, with the protein MNILLAEDDLQLGELISFMLKKKEGYKVDWVMEGSDAYDYALAAHYEILILDWMMPNGDGVEVCRRLRKKGYSGAILMLTAKDTVQNRIEGLDSGADDYLIKPFEIEELLARLRALSRRNYAPIKEEEIHLLDMILNRTSQTVLQDDQEIQLSPREFQLLDLLLQNRGQVLPRELILDRIWGYDTDVSIKTIDATVKLLRKKLGQFGKHDMIQSIRGVGYKCEN; encoded by the coding sequence ATGAATATCCTCTTAGCAGAAGATGACTTGCAACTTGGTGAATTAATAAGTTTTATGCTTAAAAAGAAAGAGGGATATAAAGTAGATTGGGTAATGGAAGGATCGGATGCCTATGATTATGCTCTTGCTGCTCACTATGAAATTTTAATACTAGACTGGATGATGCCCAATGGAGATGGAGTAGAAGTATGCCGCCGTTTAAGAAAAAAGGGGTATTCTGGAGCGATTTTAATGTTAACAGCAAAGGATACTGTCCAAAATCGGATAGAAGGACTTGATTCAGGGGCAGATGACTATCTTATTAAACCATTTGAAATTGAAGAGTTACTTGCCCGTTTGCGTGCTCTTTCGCGTCGAAATTATGCTCCTATCAAGGAAGAAGAAATCCATCTCCTTGATATGATACTAAATCGCACAAGTCAGACAGTTCTTCAAGATGACCAAGAAATTCAGTTAAGTCCACGTGAATTTCAATTGTTAGACTTATTACTGCAAAATAGGGGACAAGTATTACCTCGTGAACTGATTCTTGATCGAATTTGGGGATATGATACAGATGTGTCCATTAAAACGATTGATGCAACAGTTAAGCTATTAAGAAAGAAACTCGGTCAATTTGGGAAACATGATATGATCCAAAGTATAAGAGGGGTGGGGTATAAGTGTGAAAATTAA
- a CDS encoding sensor histidine kinase yields MTFLFSAVLVLFLILFIVGIYLLLYINIFNNQERELESTIKREAHLVEAYLIENDEETFQEGESQGLIAANHDHFFYYITNPQGNLLVGDEMVPPLRNQLTNLVKNWTPKHNEIHQAVVQVKDMRDREILNDTSPDFTNVQEVRLMIAGQSIYYQDQLIGTLYMGKNISFVYDSFKRLPLFLIGIIILFGGVAVYISHLMSKKAMIPITQAFSRQKEFVADVSHELQTPLSILLSSINSMEMNENSSRKEYASKLLEMMKKEVKKMTKSVSTLLTLARSDTGIIERPDKTFDFRPSAKKTVHSIENSATKKQIKPQDQVSCFYEETKKD; encoded by the coding sequence TTGACTTTTTTATTTAGTGCGGTTCTTGTGCTATTTCTTATTCTATTTATCGTAGGGATTTATTTATTGCTTTACATCAACATTTTTAATAACCAAGAACGTGAATTAGAATCTACCATTAAGCGGGAGGCACATCTTGTAGAAGCTTATTTAATAGAGAATGATGAAGAAACTTTTCAAGAGGGCGAAAGTCAAGGCCTCATTGCCGCGAATCATGATCACTTTTTCTACTATATAACCAATCCTCAAGGTAATTTACTTGTAGGAGATGAAATGGTTCCTCCACTACGTAACCAATTAACAAATTTAGTGAAGAATTGGACTCCAAAACATAATGAAATACACCAAGCCGTCGTTCAGGTAAAGGATATGAGAGATAGAGAGATCCTAAATGATACATCACCTGATTTTACGAATGTTCAGGAAGTCCGGCTTATGATTGCAGGTCAATCGATTTATTATCAAGATCAATTAATTGGAACGCTTTATATGGGAAAGAATATCTCGTTTGTTTATGATTCATTTAAACGGCTGCCGCTTTTTTTAATCGGAATCATTATTTTATTTGGTGGTGTGGCAGTATATATTAGTCACTTAATGTCAAAAAAAGCGATGATACCGATTACGCAAGCCTTTTCTCGGCAAAAGGAGTTTGTTGCTGATGTGTCTCATGAACTGCAAACTCCGCTAAGTATACTTTTATCCTCCATTAATTCAATGGAGATGAACGAAAATTCAAGTAGAAAAGAATATGCTTCAAAATTATTAGAAATGATGAAAAAAGAAGTTAAGAAAATGACGAAATCAGTAAGCACTTTACTGACATTAGCACGTTCAGATACGGGCATAATAGAACGACCGGATAAAACATTCGATTTCCGCCCTTCTGCCAAGAAAACCGTTCATTCTATTGAAAACTCAGCAACAAAAAAACAAATTAAGCCTCAAGACCAAGTCAGCTGCTTTTACGAGGAAACCAAGAAAGACTAA